A region of the Terriglobia bacterium genome:
CATTGCGAGCGACCACGCGCCGCATCACATTAATTTGAAGATGCTGGAATTCGATCGTGCGCCCTTCGGCATAACCGGTCTCGAAACTGCCGTTGGCCTGGCCTGCACGAAGCTGCAACTGCCGATTGCCCGACTGATCGAATTGCTTTCGCTCAATCCTCAGCGGATCATGAAGGTGCGCAATTGGGGTCTGTTCGAAGGCAGCGATGCGGATCTCACGATTCTCGACCTGAACCGCGCCTGGACATTCGACGTCGCTCAATCGCGCTCAAAAAGCCGCAATTCGCCGTTTAACGGATGGCAACTGAAGGGCAAGGCCGTCGCGACGATTGTCGGAGGCAAACTTGTCTATGAAGACCGGAGGTAAGAGGGGAAGGAACGCAAGAGGCACAAGAAGCACAAGATGTAGTTTGCTGCTCTTGTGCTTTTTGTGCTTCTTGTGTTCCTTCCCCTCTTACGGCCAGCCGGCGCTGTCGAATCCGAAATTCAAGTCGGCCGAAGACTTTGTCGCGAAGGACCACGATCGATTCGTACGCGAACTGATTCAGATCACCGAAGTCCCGGCGCCTCCATTTAAAGAAGACAAGCGGGGCAGGCTCTATGCGGATATGCTCCGGCAAAGCGGCCTCACCAATGTGCAAATCGATCCGGAAGGTAATGTCATCGGGGTCCGGAAGGGCACGGGCAATGGCCCGTTGATCGCGATTGCGGCTCATCTCGACACCGTGTTTCCTGAAGGAACGCACATCCAGGTGCGCCGTGAAGGCACGAAGCTATTTGCGCCGGGTGTCGGCGACGATTCGAGAGCGCTTGCAGTCCTGCTTGAAATCGTTCGCGCAATGGACGCGGCCAGGATTCAAACTACGAGCGACATTCTTTTCATCGGCAATGTCGGCGAAGAGGGTGAAGGCGATCTTCGAGGAATGAAGTATCTCTTCCAGCGAGGCCCGTACAAAGACAAGATCAAGATGTTCATTTCCCTCGATCCGTTCGGATGGGGCAACGATGTTACGGTGGGTGGCGTCGGCAGCAAGCGTTTCAAAGTCACCTTCAAAGGTCCCGGCGGACACAGCTTCGGGTCGTTCGGAGTTGTCAGTCCGGCATTCGCCCTGGGCAACGCCATC
Encoded here:
- a CDS encoding M20/M25/M40 family metallo-hydrolase; this translates as MCSFPSYGQPALSNPKFKSAEDFVAKDHDRFVRELIQITEVPAPPFKEDKRGRLYADMLRQSGLTNVQIDPEGNVIGVRKGTGNGPLIAIAAHLDTVFPEGTHIQVRREGTKLFAPGVGDDSRALAVLLEIVRAMDAARIQTTSDILFIGNVGEEGEGDLRGMKYLFQRGPYKDKIKMFISLDPFGWGNDVTVGGVGSKRFKVTFKGPGGHSFGSFGVVSPAFALGNAIAKLSRMLVPSNPRTTFNVGVIGGGTSVNSIPFESWMEVDIRSEQKEELDKTVETFTRLMHEAEDEENHARSTIQGRIEVEVKLIGDRPFGQVAMNSTIVQTAAAVIRAFGGNPTYGPSSTDSNIPMSMGIPAITLESGGTGGRNHTLDEWIDVEKGPSVRGIEIAMGVLVSLAGVN